The genomic interval AGCGGAAGGATCACCAAACGTTAGCGCTGGGGCAAAAGGGCCGTGATCTCGGGGCGGCGGTAGAGGAAGGCGGAAACCTCCGCCCCCGCCTCCATCACCCGCCTCGCCGCTGGGCTGAGCTCTACCATGTTACCTCCCTCGAGCCTGGGCGGCCCGATAGTTCAATCTACTTCTGTATGCTGGAATACGTGAGCGAACCCTCGTTCCGGTACGGCCTGGAGCGCCTCTTTTGGGTCCTCCCTCACCCCGAAAGGCCCGGGAGGGCGGTCCCCTCCGCTTTGGACCTCCAAAAGCCCACCGTCCTGGTGGGGAGCAACGGCGTGGGCAAAACCAGCATCCTCCGCCTGGTGGCCTTCCTCTTCGGGCATCCCGACCCCGACAGCCTCGTGGGGGGAGGGCGGAGCTTCCTGGAGCTCTACCTGAACCCCTCCGCCGAGGAAGGCCCCCACAGGCGCCACAGCGGCTACGTCATGGGCCACTTCCGGGGACGGGAGGGCTACACCACGGTCATCGCCTACGCCCAGGGGCGCCAGTACCGCTACCTGGTCCTGCCCGGAAAGATCGAGCCCGAGATCCTGAAGGAGGGGGAGCGCTTCCTCAGCCCGGATGAGCTCCGCCAGCGCCTGGCCGCCAGGGGGCTGGTGGGGGAAAGCGTGCTGGAGGCCCGTAGCCCCCAGGCCTACGCCAGCCTCTTCGCCCACCGCTCCCGCTCCCCCTTGAGGGGCCACGCCTTCCCCTCCGGGCGCCGGAGCTCCCTGGGATGGTTCCTGGGGCTCTTCCTGGGGGAAACCCTGAAGGAGGAGTGGATCCGGAAATTCCTGGTGGGCCTGGCCCTGCCCCCCTCGGAAGAGGAAACCCAGGCCACGCCCGAGTTCGAAAGGCGCCTGGGGGAGGTCCGGCAGGAGCTAGAGGAGGTGGCCCAGATGGCCTCGACCATGCCCCGGGTGGAGGAGTACGGCAAGGCCCGGGAGGACCTCGAGGGCAACGTCCGCCGCTACGGCGCCCTCCGCCTCCGGGCGGAAGAGGCTTTGCCCTCCCTGGAGGAGAAGGCGAGGCGCTTGGAGGCGGAGGCGGCCCAGCTCGGGGAGGCGCTGGAACGCCTCGAGGGGGAGCGGGAGGAGCGCCTGGGGGAGTTGGAGCGGGCCATCCGGGAGCGCGCCAAAAGGGAAGGGCACCTCACCGAGGCCATAAGGTCCCGGGAGGAGACCCTCCATAAAGCCCAAGAGGCCCTAGCCCCCTGGCGCTCCCTCGTGGGCCCCTACCTGCCCCAGCGCCGGGAGGAGGTCCGCCGGGAGCTGGAACTGCTTGCGCGGGAGGCCACCGAAAGGCACGCCGCCTGGGAGGCGGAGCGCCAAAGGAGGCGGGCGGAGCGGGAGCGCCTCCGGGCGGAGGGCCTCCAGGAGCTCGCCAGGCGGCGGGAGAAGCTTTTGGAAGAGCTCAAGGAGGCGGAGGAAGCGGCCCGCGCCCGCCTGGAGGCCTGGCAGCGGGAGGAGGAAGGGCGCCTGGAAGCGGAGCGGAAAGCCCTGGAGGAGGCGCGCCTCAGGCTCCGGGAGAAGCGGGCCCGCCTCCAGGCCACCCTCGAGCCCGAGGACGCCGAGTGGCGCCAGGTCCGGGAGCGGATCGACGCCCTAAAGGAGGAGCTTAGGCTCCTCCAGAAAGCCCTCGAGGGGAAGCGGGCGGAACTGAAAACGGCGCGGGAGGACCTGAAGCGGGAGCGCCAAAACCTTGAGAGGATGCGGGAAGAGGTGGACAGGCTCCGGGCCGCCCTAGGGCGCCTGGCCCGGGAGGGCTCCCTCCTCCGCTTCCTGGAGCGGAACGTGCCGGGCTGGGAGGAGGGGGTGGGGAAGCTCCTCGCCCCGGAACTCCTGGAGCGGGACGACCTGGAGCCCCAGCTCATCTCCCCACCCCCCCTTCCCCAGGGACGGGTGGGGGTGGGGGAGGTGTCCCTCCACACCGCCCCCCTGCCCGCCCCGGCCAACCCCCTGGCGGAGCTCAAGGCGAAGCTGGAGAAAGCCGAGGCGGCCCTGCGGCAAAGAGAGGCTACCCTACCCCAGTCCGAAGCCTGGGTCAAGGGGCTGGAGGAAGAGGTCCAAGCCCTGGAGGGGCGGGAGCGGGAGCTCGGAAAGAGCCTGGAGGACCTCGAGGGGTGGCGGAAGGAGCGAGAGCGGGCGTTCCGGAGGGAGCGGGAGGCGGAGCTCGCCCGCCTGGGCAAGGAGCTAAAGGAGGTGGAGGCGAAGCTCGAGGCCCTGGCCCAGCGCCTCGAGGGCCTCCGGCAGGAGGGGAAAAAGCGCCTGGCCGAGGCCCTGGAGGGGGCCCGCAGGCCCTTCCGGGAGCGCCTGGCCGCCCTGGAGGAGGAGGCGAAGGCCCTGGATAAGCCCGCGGCGGAGGAGCCCCCTCCGGAGCTCCGCTCCCTGGAGGAGCGCCGCCGGGTCTTGGAGGAGGAGCTTCGGAACCTGGAGAAGGCCCTCGAGGCTTGGGAGGCGCTAAAGCGGGCGGAGCGGGAGGCCGAGGCACTCCCCGCCCTGAAGGCGGAGCTGGCCCAGGTCCAAGCGGACCTCGCCCGCCTTGAGGAGCGCAAAAACGCCCTCAGGGCGGAGTACAGGGAGCGGGAGGAAGCCCTCCGGCGCAGGCGGGATGAGGTGCGCCGGGAGGCGGAGGCGGCCAGGGCGATGCTTGGGGCCCTGAAAAAAGCCCTGGCGGACACGCCCCAGGTGGCCGAGGTGCGGGAGCGCCTGGCCCTCCAGGTACCCCGCTCTGCCCGGGCAGCGGAGCCCCCCTTCCCCGAGCTCCCCCCGGAAACACCCCAGGGGGAGGCCCTGCGGGGACTTTGGCAGGAGGTGGAGCGGGCGGAGGAGCGGGTGCGACACCTGCGGGACCGCCTCAAGGGGGTCTTCCGGCGCTTGGACCTGGAAGACCCCCTTCCCGAGGAGCTCAAGAGGCACTACCAGGCCCGGGGCCTGGCCCTCTCCCGGAGCCTGGCTGCCCAGGTCCAGTTCCTGGAGGCCAAGCTGACCCAGATCCAGGCCGCCCGGAGGCGCCTGGCCCGGCTGGTGGGGGAGATGAGGGCCAGGCTGGCGAGCTTCGCCTTCCCCAGCGTCCGCTGGGCGGAGGTCCACCTTAAGGACGGCGGGGAGGAGCAGGAGAAGGAGCTAGAAGAGGCCCTGGACCGCCTCAGGGATGGGGTGGCGGCGGTGGTGGACCACTTCGAGCACCCCGACCTCCAGCCCCTCTTCCCTGTGGGGGACCTCCAAGGAAGCCTGCGCCACCTGGAGCGGGTGGGGAAGCGCTATGCCGAGGTCCCTGTGGAGGAGCTCCTTTCCCAGAGCTTTCGTCTGGCCTTTGTGCTGGAGCGGGGAGGGAAGCGGGTGCCCCTGGAAAGCCTGGCCAAGCTGAAGGGGGTGGTGTCCACGGGGCAGGGGGTGGCCCTAGGGCACGCCCTGGCGGCCTCCGTGGTAAGCCTCCTGGACGGGGGGGCCCAGGTGCGCCTTCCCCTGCTGGTGGACGAGCTGGGGCGCCTGGACGGGGAAAACGCCGCGGCCCTCTTCCGGGGGCTGGAGGCGTTGGGACTCACCCTGCTGGGGGCGGTGCCCAGCAAGGAGGTCCTGGCGGAGGTGGCGGGCCGGGTCGACTTCCAAATAAGGGAGGTGCGGAGCATGGCGGTGAGGCCCTCCGAGGGCGTGGCGGTGGGCACGGTGGCGAGGAGGCGGGCATGAGGGAAGCCGAGTGGGCTGAAGCCCTTTTTCACCTGCGGCGGCGGGGATTCGTGCGCCAGGACGGGGACGGAGAGGAGCGGCGGGCCTTCGCCCTTCTGGAACGCCACCAGGCGGAGGTGAGGGCCCACCTGGAGGCGGAGGGGATCCTCCTTTGGGCCCTTCCCCCCGAGGAGCCCATGGTGTTCGTCCTCGTTCCATCCCCCTCCTACGAGGAGTTCCTGCGGAGCTCCAACCGGGCTACCCTTCGCGAGCGGGCGGAAGCCCGGCTCAAGGCCTACCTCTTCCTCAAGCACCTCCTCCTGGGAACCAGCTGGGCAGACGTGGGCCCAGGCTTCCGCTTCCATCCCCGGGCCGACCAGGTGCGCCACCTCCTCCTCCTAAGTGGGGACCGCTCCCAGTACGAAGCCTTCCTGCGGGCGGAGAAGTATCTGGAAGGGGATGGAGACGAGGACCTCCTAAAGGCCTGGGACAAGCTCCTGGAAGACCTGACGGACTGGGGCCTCCTGCGCCGGGAGGGCGGGGAGGTTTACGCCCTTTCCAGCCTGGCCCTCCTCTACGAGGAGGTCCTGGCCCGGGCGGGGAAGGAGGCGTAGGCGTGGAGCATGCGGTACGCCTAGCCCGCAGGCGCTTCCAGGAAGCCCTGGGCCTTCTGACCCGGCTGGAGGTGCGGGACTTCCTCGCCCGCCTCATCCTCCACGAGGAGGGGTACGAGGAGGCCCCGCCCCCCCCGGAGGAGGAGCTCCTCAGGAGGCTCGTGGACTACGGCCTGGTCCTGGCCCAGGAGGAAGGGGGTTTCCGCCCCTCCCGCTGGCTGGTGGAGTTCTTCCACGAGGCTTCCAAGGGCTACCTCCGAAGCTTCGTGGATGCGGGGAAGCAGGCCAGCGAGGTGTTGGGGGCCTTCGCCCGGGCCGAGGAAACCCTGGAGGGCCTTAAGAAGTCCCTGGAGCAGAAGCACCTCAACAACGCCCTGAACTACCTGCGGAGGCACCGGGAGGTCCTGGGAGAGCTGGACGCCCGCCTCCGGCAGATCCCCGAGGGGTTGCGCCAGCTGGTGCGGGTGGACGTGGAGGCCAAGCTGGCCGACGGGCGGATCACCCTGACGGAGGCCTGGGCCCGCTTGTGGGAGGTGCAGGAGAAGGCGGGGGTGGTCCAGGAGTCCCTGGAGCGGCTGGACCGGGGGCGGGAGAGCCTGGAGGCCCGCTGGGCCCCCCTCAGGGAGCACCTCGCCGGGGTGGACGGTCCCCTGCGGGCGGAGTGGAGGCGGGCGGAGGAAGCCCTCCTCCGGCTCAGGACCACCACCAAGGCCAAGGCGGCGAAGGATATCGACGACGCCATCCGCTTTTTCCAGCGCCTGGACGAAACCCTCGCCCGGCAGGTGCAGGCGCGCCGGGAGGTCTGGGAGCGCCTAGAGCGTTTGACGAGGGAGGGCCTCGAGGGGATGGCTGTGCCCCTCTTTTCCGAAACCCCCCGCTTCCTGGTACCGGCGGAGGAGCGTTGGGGGGCCCTGCGGCTGGACTGGACGGAGGCCCCGGAGGAGCCCCTGCCCCTCCAGGTCCTGGAGCCGGAGGCGGTCTTCGCCGAGGAGGCGGAGCCGGAAACCCTCCGGGAGCTTGCCGAGGCGTTCTTGGCCTCTTCCCATCCCACCCTGCGGGCCTTCGCCGCCGAGCGGGGGCTATCGGAACCCCTGGAGGACCTCTTAGCCCTCTACCTGTACGAGCGGGGGGAGAGGGGGGAGCTTAAGGGGCTTCGCTTCGTCACCGAAAGCGACGGCTGGACCCTGTGGCTCCGGGAGGTGCGCCGTGAAGAGGCTTCAGGCTATCCGGGAGAAGCTGAAGCGGAAGGGGCGATGCCTGCTTAGCGGGGAGGAGGCGCAGGCCTTGGGGGACCTTCTTCCTCCCTTGGCCCAAGCGGGGTTCCTCCGCTACCGGGAGGGGTGGTGGGAGCTCACCGCCCAGGCCCTTCCCCTCCTGGAGGAGCGCCTGGCCCTTTACAAAACCCCTCCCGCCTCCAGGAAGGAGGCCTACCAGCGCCTGGGGGACGACAAGCGCTCCGCCCCCCTTTTGGGCCTCGAGGTGGCGGCCCGGGGGGTGGGGCGGGGGCGGGAAGCCTTGGGCCTGGCCCCGGCCTTCCCCGAGGGGGCCTACGCCGTCTTCCCCTGGGAGGGGTTTCTCGAGCGCATCCGGGGGTTCCCCTTGGTCCTGGTGGAGAACCTCGAGGCCTTTCTCCGGTACCGCTTCGGGGGGCTTCGGGTTCTGGGGGAAGGGGAGGAGCGGGAGCACCCGGCGGACTTCGTCCTGGTTTACCGGGGCGACCCCAGGGCCCGTCCCCTCCCCTGGGGGGAAGCCCTAAGGGCGCACCCGGGGGAGGTCCTCCTCGCCTTCGACCTGGACCCGGCTGGGCTCGCCATGGCGGCGGGGCTAGCGGCGGAGCTTCCCCGCTGGGGCCTGGTGGTGCCCGAGGGGCCCCTCCGGCAAGCCCTCTACCGGGAGGCCACGGCCAAGCCCGAGATGCGGGAGCGGTATCGGCGCCAGGTGGGGCGGGTGGACCCAGGCCGCTTCGCCCGGGAGCCCTTCGCCTCCTTGTGGGAGGAGCTCGCCCAATGGGCGGTGGCGGTTCCCCAGGAGCGCTACCTGGTCTGAGGGCGCCATGATTGTGAGGGGCTCGAGGATAGAATGAAAAAGGTAGCCCTGGGACTGTCCCACTATCCCTCCGGGCGGAACGCGCTACGCCATGGTGAAGGAGTACGAAACCATCTAGGAGGTGGGTTGTGCGCAGGCTTTCTCTAGTCTTGGTTGCGGTGGGGTCCCTTCTCCTGGGGGGATGTAACCTTCTGAACTGGGCGCGTACGGACTATGTTGAGCTATTTTACTACCCGAAAGACCCCAAGGTCTGTCCGGAGGGCATTCTCGTTCGCATGGACATTGTGGAACCGGACTCGGTTTTGGGCGTGTATTACGACGACGGTCCAAGCGCAGACTTCTTGACGCCCGTACTCAGGCTAAGCGAAAACTCCTTCCTCATAACCAAACCCGCAATATTTCCAGAAAATCCAGGGGAGATAGACAGGGAGGGTCCTTGGATCTATCAGCGTAGGGGGTACTACGCAGTAACCCTAATGAGCGTGCATAGTCAATACACCTTGGGCTTGCCTAGTAAATCGCCTTGTACCCCGGCGGGGGAGGGAGAAGGGAAAGGAGAACCCTCAGCGCGTAGACCACAAGCTCCAAGAGCGCACGCACCCTCGCCGTCTTGGGCTCGCGCTCAAGGAGATACCCACCCCCAAGCCGCGTCTTCATCCCCCCAAACACCCCCTCCACCACCCCACGAAACCGGTACACCCCAGGGTCCCACACCTCCCGCCCCCAGGCCCGCAACCCCTCCCGCACCTCGCCTCCGCCCCGCAACCGGATCTGGGGACTAAGCCCCAGCTCCGCTACCCTCTCCCACACCTCCCGCCCGTCAAACCCCGCGTCCGCCAGCAACCTTCCCCCACGGGGACGAAACCTCCCCAAGGCCCAAGCCCCCAGAACAGGGTCCGGCGCGTACCCCGCCCCCACACTCCCCCCAAAGGGCCAGAGGAGCTTCCTCCGCCGCTCCCACCGCACCAGGGCCAGGAGCCGGCTATGCCCCCGCGCCCGCCGCGCCTCCGCCCCCCGGCGGTACCGCAGAATTTGGTCCTCGCTCCGGTAGCTCAGGCCGGTGGTGTCCATGAGGTAAAAGGGGGTCAGGGTCTTGGGGCGGGAGGTGGGCCTCCACCTCCTGGGCCAGGCGGTGGAGGAGGTCCTCCAGGAGGCTCGGGTCTAGGTGGTGGAGGGCGTAGCGGGCGAGGGATGGAGGGGAGGGGAAGGGTTCTTCCATCAGGTCATGAAGGAGGGCTTCGGTCTTGCGGTAGGTGAGCTTGTAGAAGACGCGAAAGAGGAGGAGGGCGAGGTAGAGGGCGTGGGCGTAGCGCCAGGGTCTGCCCCTTCGGCCCTTGGGGGTGGGAGGGGCGACCTCCTGGGCCAGGCGAAGGCAGTGGGTGAGGACCTCCTTGGGGCTTGGTTCTCGTCGGGGAAAGCCGCGCTTGCCCATGGCTCTAGGATGAATGACTCGGGGTGGAGTTTGCAAGGCAAGCCCATACACCTTCCACTTCTATTGCCACGGAAGCGGGCGGCCACAGGACGAGAGCTTCACCTTTTTAAGTGCAGATCGGGGAGGTAGGCTCTTCCTCATAGAAGACCCCAACCGCCCCTCGGGCTTTGCGGTACGCTACATCGATTACCGTCAGGAATAGGACACAGGCTTTGCCCTTACACGCCCCTCCCTGTTTGGGGGGGCTTAGCCCTTTCATCGTCACGGGGGCTCGAGGATAGAATGAAGGCCATGAGGGAGCTCATCGCCGCCGACCCCGAGGTCATGCTCGGCAAGGCCGTGGTGGCGGGCACCCGCATTACCGTGGAAGAGATCCTCCGCCGCTTGGCCGCTGGGGAGGGCCCTGAGGAGATCCTCGAGGCCCCCCCCCGGCTCACCCCGGAGGGGCTACGGGCGGCCCTCTTGTGTGGGGCGGAGGT from Thermus sp. LT1-2-5 carries:
- a CDS encoding ATP-binding protein produces the protein MLEYVSEPSFRYGLERLFWVLPHPERPGRAVPSALDLQKPTVLVGSNGVGKTSILRLVAFLFGHPDPDSLVGGGRSFLELYLNPSAEEGPHRRHSGYVMGHFRGREGYTTVIAYAQGRQYRYLVLPGKIEPEILKEGERFLSPDELRQRLAARGLVGESVLEARSPQAYASLFAHRSRSPLRGHAFPSGRRSSLGWFLGLFLGETLKEEWIRKFLVGLALPPSEEETQATPEFERRLGEVRQELEEVAQMASTMPRVEEYGKAREDLEGNVRRYGALRLRAEEALPSLEEKARRLEAEAAQLGEALERLEGEREERLGELERAIRERAKREGHLTEAIRSREETLHKAQEALAPWRSLVGPYLPQRREEVRRELELLAREATERHAAWEAERQRRRAERERLRAEGLQELARRREKLLEELKEAEEAARARLEAWQREEEGRLEAERKALEEARLRLREKRARLQATLEPEDAEWRQVRERIDALKEELRLLQKALEGKRAELKTAREDLKRERQNLERMREEVDRLRAALGRLAREGSLLRFLERNVPGWEEGVGKLLAPELLERDDLEPQLISPPPLPQGRVGVGEVSLHTAPLPAPANPLAELKAKLEKAEAALRQREATLPQSEAWVKGLEEEVQALEGRERELGKSLEDLEGWRKERERAFRREREAELARLGKELKEVEAKLEALAQRLEGLRQEGKKRLAEALEGARRPFRERLAALEEEAKALDKPAAEEPPPELRSLEERRRVLEEELRNLEKALEAWEALKRAEREAEALPALKAELAQVQADLARLEERKNALRAEYREREEALRRRRDEVRREAEAARAMLGALKKALADTPQVAEVRERLALQVPRSARAAEPPFPELPPETPQGEALRGLWQEVERAEERVRHLRDRLKGVFRRLDLEDPLPEELKRHYQARGLALSRSLAAQVQFLEAKLTQIQAARRRLARLVGEMRARLASFAFPSVRWAEVHLKDGGEEQEKELEEALDRLRDGVAAVVDHFEHPDLQPLFPVGDLQGSLRHLERVGKRYAEVPVEELLSQSFRLAFVLERGGKRVPLESLAKLKGVVSTGQGVALGHALAASVVSLLDGGAQVRLPLLVDELGRLDGENAAALFRGLEALGLTLLGAVPSKEVLAEVAGRVDFQIREVRSMAVRPSEGVAVGTVARRRA
- a CDS encoding DUF433 domain-containing protein; protein product: MRELIAADPEVMLGKAVVAGTRITVEEILRRLAAGEGPEEILEAPPRLTPEGLRAALLCGAEVLGGLLRAS